In Candidatus Nitronauta litoralis, one DNA window encodes the following:
- a CDS encoding acyl carrier protein gives MTSEEVRNSILSIIADIAPDEDLSGIQDEVKLRDQFDLDSMDFLDIVMELRKRFNLEVPEEDYPKLVTMSSCVEYLSPRLKDHQPVG, from the coding sequence ATGACGAGTGAAGAAGTAAGAAATTCCATTTTAAGCATCATCGCCGATATTGCCCCGGATGAGGACCTGTCGGGAATCCAGGATGAGGTGAAACTGCGCGACCAGTTCGATCTCGACTCTATGGATTTTCTGGATATTGTGATGGAGCTTAGAAAACGGTTTAATCTGGAAGTTCCGGAAGAAGACTACCCCAAACTGGTGACCATGAGCAGTTGCGTGGAATACCTGTCCCCCCGCCTGAAAGACCACCAGCCCGTCGGCTGA
- a CDS encoding beta-ketoacyl-[acyl-carrier-protein] synthase family protein: MTSNLPDEQRIVITGIGLTAPNGDSLPEYRQALLDGKSGVVHFETRYMGQVLAGVCNFDELKYQKKKSLRRGTRAGSVAIYCSREAVADGSIDWDSVDKSKVGVYIGVTEHGNVETENEVYNISKYDYDTKFWSHHHNPRTVANNPAGEVTLNMGITGPHYTIGAACAAGNMGVIQGAQMLRLGEVDLALAGGVSESIHTFGIFASFNSEGALAQHDDPAKASRPFDKNRNGIVCSEGGCIYVLERLPDALKRGARIIAEIGGHAINSDAYDHILPHPERQAEAMRLALERAGMKANDVDLLSSHATATQLGDVQEVKAIREVFASNSRIRVNNTKSYIGHTMGAAGVLELTGNLPSLEDAVVHPTINLDDLDPDCELPGLVANSPQKVDRVDVIMNNSFGMLGINSVLIVKRFVK; the protein is encoded by the coding sequence ATGACTTCGAATCTTCCCGACGAACAGCGAATTGTAATCACCGGCATCGGGCTGACGGCGCCCAACGGCGATTCTCTGCCCGAATACCGCCAGGCACTTCTGGACGGTAAATCCGGGGTGGTCCATTTTGAAACGCGCTACATGGGTCAGGTTCTCGCCGGGGTCTGTAATTTTGACGAGCTCAAATACCAGAAGAAGAAAAGCCTGCGACGTGGCACGCGCGCCGGATCGGTGGCCATCTACTGTTCGCGGGAGGCGGTAGCGGATGGCAGTATCGACTGGGATTCCGTCGACAAATCCAAAGTGGGTGTGTACATCGGGGTGACCGAACACGGCAACGTGGAGACCGAAAACGAGGTCTACAATATCTCAAAGTACGATTACGACACCAAGTTCTGGTCGCATCACCACAATCCACGGACGGTGGCCAATAATCCTGCCGGAGAGGTGACGCTCAATATGGGCATCACGGGTCCCCATTACACCATTGGCGCCGCCTGTGCGGCGGGTAATATGGGAGTGATCCAGGGGGCCCAGATGCTGCGCCTGGGTGAAGTCGATCTGGCACTTGCAGGCGGCGTATCCGAATCGATCCACACTTTCGGCATTTTCGCCAGCTTCAACAGTGAAGGCGCACTGGCCCAACACGATGACCCGGCCAAAGCCTCGCGTCCGTTTGATAAAAACCGGAACGGGATTGTCTGCTCCGAGGGTGGTTGTATTTATGTTCTGGAACGCCTGCCAGATGCACTCAAGCGCGGCGCCAGGATTATTGCCGAGATTGGTGGCCACGCCATTAATTCCGATGCGTACGACCACATTCTGCCGCATCCCGAACGACAGGCCGAGGCCATGCGGCTGGCTTTGGAGCGTGCCGGTATGAAGGCGAACGATGTCGACCTGCTCAGCTCACACGCCACGGCTACCCAGTTGGGGGATGTCCAGGAGGTCAAGGCCATCCGCGAGGTGTTCGCATCAAATTCGAGGATCAGGGTCAATAACACCAAAAGTTACATCGGCCACACCATGGGGGCAGCCGGGGTGCTGGAATTGACCGGAAACCTGCCTTCTCTGGAAGATGCGGTGGTACACCCCACCATCAACCTGGATGATCTGGACCCGGATTGCGAATTACCGGGACTTGTCGCCAATTCTCCCCAGAAAGTGGACCGAGTCGATGTTATAATGAATAATTCGTTCGGAATGCTTGGGATCAATTCGGTACTGATCGTAAAAAGATTTGTAAAATAA
- a CDS encoding Bd3614 family nucleic acid deaminase — protein MNLHELALLIAHFLKAKTGRNVTILVRVDNKRGHGWSVELEGGARFGRTSCVQAFQARAQKQFADSDYYAYSTAKPTRMCLGMAIRCHTTHFFFVETGQVKFLTPADLNLQSKVLTLALAGVTADGWDPAWAEAYPKICTAFGTPATVIRDNDIRGIQKWIFEIERVGKMGPWVHEVIQSPLPVFTPPKLSFKPSGITSCEVRNQRVRDHIFIGLAFALLHGARNSDESSLKGKNIACVLVSPTGTILSWGINVNESNSTLHGEITCMQSYFHRYKKVVPDGCTLYTTLQSCEMCSGLLVTVCRHLRVVYASTDPGLARTSLQARYSGCREYYYGGPESNPLARARFQRAIGRVMFRNAELKARDVSRAVGTMSETRRPNLGAEPFRSLPGKLKGDLGRKFTTWKRARMERTFEAVLHPHVMRLDPLLRAMPAAITNALETGLVVGNIQHFHRRFIELGISIYNVVQYNNFIANTNIMYCHMGNPDYRSVREPYDEAVKLALLKNADVLDLIAWLQGAELLIKITENPLEK, from the coding sequence ATGAACCTGCACGAATTGGCGCTATTAATTGCCCATTTTCTTAAAGCTAAAACGGGGCGAAATGTAACCATCCTCGTTCGAGTGGACAATAAGAGAGGTCATGGATGGAGTGTTGAGCTTGAGGGAGGAGCCCGATTCGGTCGAACCTCTTGTGTCCAGGCATTTCAGGCAAGAGCCCAAAAGCAATTTGCAGATTCGGATTACTACGCTTATTCCACGGCCAAACCGACCCGCATGTGTCTGGGAATGGCCATTCGCTGCCACACCACGCATTTTTTCTTCGTGGAAACCGGGCAGGTAAAATTCCTGACACCCGCCGACCTCAATCTCCAGTCAAAAGTTCTGACTCTAGCCCTGGCAGGAGTCACTGCTGATGGTTGGGATCCAGCCTGGGCCGAGGCGTATCCGAAAATTTGCACAGCTTTCGGTACACCCGCAACAGTTATTCGAGACAATGATATCAGGGGGATCCAAAAATGGATTTTTGAAATAGAACGCGTGGGAAAGATGGGACCATGGGTTCATGAAGTGATTCAAAGTCCATTACCCGTTTTTACTCCACCCAAATTGTCTTTCAAGCCCTCTGGAATAACGTCTTGCGAGGTGAGGAATCAAAGGGTACGCGATCATATCTTCATCGGCCTGGCTTTTGCCCTGTTACACGGGGCTCGAAATTCCGATGAATCGTCTCTGAAAGGGAAGAATATTGCCTGCGTCCTGGTGAGCCCAACAGGAACCATTTTGAGCTGGGGCATCAATGTCAATGAATCGAATTCCACACTGCACGGTGAAATTACCTGCATGCAAAGCTACTTCCATCGATACAAAAAAGTGGTGCCCGATGGTTGCACCTTATACACCACCCTGCAGTCTTGTGAGATGTGTTCAGGACTGTTGGTTACCGTTTGTCGGCACCTTCGCGTGGTTTACGCCTCAACAGATCCAGGACTTGCAAGAACTTCCCTGCAGGCAAGGTATTCCGGTTGCCGCGAATATTACTATGGTGGACCGGAATCTAACCCACTGGCACGAGCCCGGTTTCAACGCGCCATTGGCCGGGTGATGTTCAGAAATGCAGAACTAAAAGCCCGCGACGTATCGCGAGCTGTGGGTACTATGTCTGAAACACGCAGGCCCAATTTAGGGGCAGAACCCTTTCGAAGTCTTCCTGGCAAGTTAAAGGGCGATCTGGGAAGAAAATTTACAACCTGGAAAAGGGCTCGTATGGAGCGGACCTTTGAAGCTGTCTTACATCCTCACGTAATGCGTCTCGACCCATTATTGAGAGCGATGCCAGCCGCAATAACCAATGCCTTGGAAACCGGGCTGGTTGTTGGCAATATCCAGCATTTCCATAGACGGTTTATTGAATTGGGAATCTCTATTTATAATGTTGTTCAATACAATAACTTTATTGCTAACACTAATATCATGTATTGCCACATGGGAAACCCGGATTACAGATCAGTGCGGGAGCCCTATGACGAGGCAGTCAAACTCGCTCTTCTTAAAAATGCCGATGTCCTGGATTTAATAGCCTGGTTGCAGGGCGCTGAATTGTTGATAAAAATAACCGAAAATCCTCTGGAAAAATAA